The stretch of DNA CGCCGTCTACACCGCCTACAAGGCCGCGACGCGCCTCGCCAAGGAGGCGGGCTCCCTGCCGCCGCCGCGGACCATTCTCAACGCGCCGACCAAGCTGATGAAGCGGATCGGCTACGGCGAGGGCTACCGCTTCGACCACGACGAGCCGGATGCCTTCTCGGGCCAGGATTACTGGCCCGCCGCGCTGGGGCGCCAGCACCTCTACCAGCCGACCGAGCGCGGCTACGAGACCCGCATCGCCGAGCGACTCGACCGGTGGGAAACCCTGCGGAAGGCGCGACGCGGGGAGGGGTAGGCAGCCGGCCCGCCTCCCGCGCGTCATCGCGCGCGCAGCGAAGCGATCCAGGGCAGCGAGACCCTCGGCAGCGTGGCGCGGCTGGATCAGCTTGGCTCCGCTCGCGAACACGATGTCACAGGTCGAGCGGCGCGTTATCGATCACCTCCTTCATCACGAAGAAGGTCCGCGTCTGTCGGACCCCCGGCAGGCCGATCAGCGTGGCGCTGTGGAGCCGGTTGAAATCGGCCATGTCGGAGACACGGATCTTCAGCATGTAGTCGAAATCGCCGGCCACGAGATGGCAGTCGAGGAGCACGGGAATCGACCGCATGGCCGCCTCGAATTCCGAAAAGCTCTCGGGCGTCGAGCGGTCGAGCACGACGCCGACGAAGACCAGGGTGCCGCGACCGACCCGGGCCGGATCGATCAGAGCCCGCACCGCCCGCACGAACCCCTCGGTGAACAGGCGCTGGATCCGGCGATGGCAGGTCGCCGCGCTGGTGCCGACCCGCTCGGCGATCTCGGCATTCGCCATGCGCCCGTCCGCCTGGAGGAGGCGGAGGATCTTCTGGTCGATCCGGTCGAGCCCTGCGGACATGGACGATTCTTTCAGAATCAGTGCGTGATTCGAAATTCTCTTCAGCCAAGCGCATCAACGACGCAAGTCACTGTCTGTCTGAGGTAAAAGATCGAGAGCACCTTTCATCGCGGATCGGGTAGTTTTCCCTGTGCCTCGAAGACGGAGCCGGGCCTCGCGCCGGGCCGTCCCCGAGGCCTCGCTTCGACGCGTCCGGGCCGGACGGAGACCGCGCCTGCCCCGAGCCGCGCCCCGAGACCCGGAGAGACCCGATGCTGGACAAATTCGAGCGCTATCCCCTGACCTTCGGCCCGACGCCGATCGAGCCGCTCAAGCGCCTGACTGCGCATCTCGGCGGGGAGGTGGAGCTCTACGCCAAGCGCGAGGATTGCAATTCCGGCCTCGCCTACGGCGGCAACAAGCTGCGCAAGCTCGAATACATCGTGCCGGATGCCATCGCGAGCGGGGCCGACACGCTGGTGTCGATCGGCGGCGTGCAGTCGAACCACACCCGCATGGTCGCGGCGGTCGCCGCCAAGATCGGCATGAAGTGCCGGCTGATCCAGGAAGCCTGGGTGCCCCACGAGGACGCGGTCTACGACCGGGTCGGCAACATCCTGCTGTCGCGGATCATGGGCGCGCAGACGCAGCTCGTGGATGACGGGTTCGATATCGGCATCCGCGATTCGTGGAAGCGCGCGCTCGCCGAGGTCGAGGCCGAGGGCGGCAAGCCTTACGCGATCCCGGCCGGCGCCTCGGTGCACAAGTATGGCGGGCTCGGCTATGTCGGCTTCGCCGAGGAGGTGCGCCGACAGGAGGCCGAGATGGGCCTGCGCTTCGACTACGTGGTGGTCTGCACGGTGACGGGCTCGACCCATGCCGGCATGCTGGTGGGTTTCTCGGCCGATGGGCGCGCCCGCAACGTTATCGGCATCGACGCCTCCTGCACCCCGGCCCAGACCAAGGCCCAGGTCCTCGACATCGCCCAGAACACCGCCGCCCTGGTCGGCGCCGGCGACATCGTGGCTGACGACGTGGTTCTCAACGAGGATTACGCCTACCCGGTCTACGGCGTGCCCTCGCAGGAGACCGTGGAGGCGATCCGCCTCTCGGCCCGGCTCGAGGGAATGATCACCGACCCGGTCTACGAGGGGAAGTCGATGCAGGGCATGATCGACCTCGTGAAGAAGGGCTTCTTCCCGAAGGGCTCGAAGGTGCTCTACGCCCATCTCGGCGGCGCGCCGGCTCTGAACGGCTACAGCTACACGTTCCGCAACGGCTGAGGTGGATCGGTCCTGAAAGAACGGGATCTCTCCCTCCCCCTTGCGGGGAGGGGTTGGGGGTGGGGGTGGCGCAGAAGGCACCGCTGCGCTCGATCCTGAACCACCCCCGCCTCCGGCTCCTCCCCGCAAGGGGGAGGAGAGATTGCCGCGGCACGGGATGTGAGAACATCGTAGCCGGAGCGGGGAGGGAACCCATGACGCTCGGCCGAGCCTGACCGACGCTTACGGATGCGGCTCCAGTCGGAAGCCGCGACTCCGGCGTGTGATCCCCTATATGCCGGCGCGGGATCCGCACCGGAGAGGGTAGGGATGATCGCACCGGCACGCGCGCTGCTCCTGACGGCCCTGCTCGCCCTCGGCGGCCCACCGGCCTGGGCCGCCTCGGGACCGGCCGTGGAGGCCGAGAACGGGATGGTGGTCTCGTCCCAGCGCCTCGCCTCGCAGGTGGGGGCCGATATCCTGAAGGCCGGCGGCAACGCCGTCGATGCCGCGGTGGCGGTGGCCTACGCCGAAGCGGTGGTGAACCCGTGCTGCGGCAACCTCGGCGGCGGCGGTTTCCTGGTGCTCCACAGCGCCGACGGGCGCAGCCGCTTCGTCAATTTCCGCGAGACCGCCCCGGCGGCCGCCACCCGGGACATGTATCTCGACGCCGCCGGCAACGTCGTGAAGGGCGCGAGCCTGCGCGGCTGGAAGGCGGCCGGCGTGCCCGGGACGGTGCTCGGCCTCAACACCGCGCTCGCCGCGTACGGGACCCTGTCGCTGGCGCGGGTGATGGCGCCGGCGATCGCGCTCGCCCGGGACGGGTTCGTGCTGACCCGGGGCGACACCGACATCCTCGAATCCGGCACGACGCTGTTCGCGGGCCAAGCGAACGTCGCCCGGATCTTCCTGCGCCCGGATGGCAGCCCCTGGCGGCCCGGGGACCGGCTGGTCCAGACCGATCTCGCCCGCACCCTCCAGGCCATCGCCGATCGCGGCGCGGACGCGTTCTACAAGGGTGCGATCCCGGAGGCCGTGGAGGCGGCCTCACGGGCGGGCGGCGGCCTGCTGACGGCGGCCGACTTCGCCGCCTACACGGTGACGCAGTCCGAGCCGCTCACCTGCCGCTACCGGGGCGCCACGATCCTGTCGGCGCCCCCGCCCTCGTCGGGCGGGGCCACGCTCTGCGAGATCCTCAACATCCTCGACGGCTACGACCTGCGGGCCGCCGGGTTCAACGCGGCCCGGACCGTGCACCTGATGGTCGAGGCGATGCGGCGTGCCTACGCGGACCGCAACCTGCTGCTCGGCGATCCGGCCTTCGTGGAGAACCCGGTCGACCGGCTGCTGTCCCCGGCCTACGCGGAGACGCTCCGGGCCTCGATCAGCCCGGACCGGGCGACCCCGTCGGCGGAGATCCGTCCGGATCCCGGTCCGGAGGCGCGGGAACGGCCCGAGACCACCCACATCTCGGTGATGGACAAGGCCGGCAACGCGGTCGCGCTGACCTACACGATCAACGGCTATTTCGGCGCCGGGGTGATCGCCGGCGACACGGGATTCTTCCTCAACGACGAGATGGACGACTTCACGGTCAAGACCGGAGTGCCGAACCTGTTCGGGCTCGTGCAGGGGTCGAAGAACGCGATCCAGCCTGGCAAGCGCCCGCTCTCGTCCATGGCGCCCACGATCGTGCTGCGCGACGGCAAGGTCGCGCTGGTGGCGGGCTCGCCGGGGGGCTCGCGGATCATCACGATCAACGCGCAGACGCTGATCAACATGCTCGATTTCGGCATGGAGCCGCAGGAGGCCGTGGATGCCCCGCGCATCCATCACCAATGGCTGCCCGACACACTCTACGCCGAGCCCTTCGCGCTCTCGGCGGACACGCAGGGCCTGCTGCGGCGGATGGGCCACACGATCGTCGAGCAGAAGCCCTGGGGGGCGCAGGAGCTCATCGCGGTCCGGGCCGCGGCGCCGGCCCTGCCGGAGGCCGCGTCGTCGGGCAACGACGCCTCGCGCACGGAGCGGATGCGGCCGGGCCTGCTCTACGGCGCCAATGACAACCGCAGGCCGGCCGGAGCGGCGATCGGGGAATAGGGCGCCGGGCGGAGCCGATTGCGCACCCTTCCTCTCCCGGCCGGATCGATCCGTGCCGCTTCGCGTGCCAGGCATCGGATCCCCCTCATTGCGGTCCGGGTGTCCGGACAGGCGAGCATGTCGCCCGCCGCAGCCTAGGACCCTCAGACGCTCAGCGCTCTCCCGCCTCCCGCGCCACGGCGCGGTACCCGATGTCGCGCCTGCAAAAACCCTCCGGCCAGTCGATCCGGGCCACCGCCGCGTAGGCGCGGGCCTTGGCGTCGGTGACGCTGTCACCCAGGGCCGTGACCGCCAGAACCCGGCCGCCTTCGGCGAGCAGCTGTCCGCCCTCGGCGCGGGTGCCGGCCTGGAACACGTGAACCCCGTCGCCCTCGGCCTCGTCGACCCCGCGGATCACCGAGCCCCGGACCACGGCACCCGGATAGCCGGCCGCCGCCATCACCACGGTGAGCGCGGCCCGATGGGGGTCGAATTCGAGGCCCACCCCGGACAGATCGCCCTCGCAGGCCGAGAGCAGGGCCGGCACGAGGTCGGAGGCGAGGCGCGGCATCAGAACCTGCGCCTCGGGATCGCCGAAACGGGTGTTGTACTCGATCAGCTTGGGGCCGTCCGCCGTGAGCATCAGCCCGGCATACAGGATGCCGGTGAACGGGCAGCCCCGCGCCCGCATGCCCGCGAGCGTCGGCGCGATGATCTCGGCCATGACCCGGGCCTCGATCTCCGGGGTCACGACCCGGGCCGGGGAATAGGCGCCCATGCCGCCGGTATTGGGCCCGCGGTCCCCGTCGAACACGCGCTTGTGGTCTTGCGCGGTGCCGAGCGGGATCGCCCGCGTGCCATCGCACAGGGCGAAGAAGCTGGCCTCCTCGCCGAACAGGCATTCCTCGACCACCACCTCGGCGCCGGGCTCCTCGAAGAGGGCGGTGAGCGCGTCCTCGGCCTGGTCCACAGTCTCGGCGACCGTGACACCCTTGCCGGCAGCGAGCCCGTCGGCCTTCACGACGATCGGGGCGCCCTGCTGGCGGACATAGGCCAGCGCCGGCTCCAGGGCGGTGAAGCGCGCGAAGGCCGCGGTGGGGATGCCGCAGGCGGCGCACAGGTCCTTGGTGAAGCCCTTCGAGCCCTCGAGGCGGGCGGCGTCCCGGGTCGGCCCGAAGGCGCGGATCCCGGCTGCCTTCAGATCGTCGACGAGCCCGGCGACCAGGGGCGCTTCGGGCCCGACCACCACCAGGCCGATCGATTCCGCGGTGCAGAACGCCGCCACCGCGGCATGGTCGGTGACCTTGAGCTCCGGCCGGTTCGTGCCGTGGCGGGCCGTACCGGGATTGCCCGGAGCCGTGAACAGGCGGGTACAGAGCGGGCTCTGGGCCAGACGCCAGGCCAGAGCGTGCTCGCGGCCGCCCGAGCCGATCAGCAGGATGTTCATGCGCACGCCACCATGGGCCCAGCTTCTGGGCGAAGCCTGCCGGCGGGAAAAGGTTTTTTTCGGGCTTTCCCCGCTCTGCGCAGAGTTCCGGGCCGATCAGCAGCCGATGCACACGCTCGTGTTGATGCCGCCGCCCCGCGGCACGATGCCGTGTCGGCCGATATGACGACCGACATGGACGCCTCGGTAGGGCAGGTAGGGTCCATGGGGCTGGAACTGGGCGTTCCGCTGGATCGACTGGTTCAGGGTGTTGTAATCCGTGACCCGCTGCTGGTTGAGGGTCCGGATCTGGCCCTGCAGGGCGAACGACGCGTTGGCGGCGTTCGGGTCGTTCTGCTGCACCTGCGCCCAGGCGGTGCCCGCTGGGAGAGCGAGCGCCAGGGCGAGGAGCGCACGGGACACGGCGCGCATGACTCTCTCCGTGAAGGAACTGGCCTATCCATTCGTCGACGCGTCAGGATCGGGCCGGGTTCCGGGGCGCGTCAACCCGGAACGACCGGCGATTTCGTCTGCGGGAGGGCGTCGACGAGCCTGGGGTCCAGCCCGGTATGGGCCTGGACCAGGGGATGAGGCGTCAGCGCCAGCCACTGGGCCAGCGAGATGTCGGCGTAGCGCGGGCTCTTGAACATCTCCAGGAAGGTGAGCGTCGTGTCGCCGGTATTCTCGATATAGTGGCCCATGGCGAAGGGCACGTAGCCGACGTCGCCGGCCTGGTAGTCGAAGGTGCGGGCCTTCGATTCCGAGCCGAATACCGTCATCCGCCCCTGACCCGAGAGGTAGTACTGCCACTCGTCGCCGTTGGGGTGCCAGTGCAGCTCGCGCAGGCCCCCGGGCTCGACCTCGACCAGGGCCGCCGCGATGGTGACCGAGGCCGGGAACACCGTGGAATCGGTGATGCGTACGCTGCCGCCCCTGGTGCGGACCGGCTCCTGCGCCAGCATGCGGTGGCTGAAGGTCTTCGGCACCGGCCCGGAGCCGCCCATCCTGTCGGCCGCGAGCGGGCCGGGCTTCGGACCGGGGAAGATGTAGAGCTCCTTCTCGGGAATCTTGGCGAAGGCGCTCTCGGGCAGGCCGAAATTCTTGGCGAGCACGTCCTTCGGCGTGTGCGCCAGCCAGTCGGTCAGCAGGAAGGTGGAATCCTCCGAGAAGCCGCCGTCGTCGAACACGAGCAGGAACTCGCAGCCATCGACCCCGTCGGACGCGAGGCCCTGGATCGCGTGCGGGATGCCGCCCGGGAAGTACCAGAGATCGCCCTCGCCGACATCGTCCGCGAAGGTGCGCCCGTCCTGATCGACCGCGGTGATCCGGGCCTTGCCCTTGATCATGTAGGCCCACTCGGATTCCTTGTGCCAGTGCATCTCGCGCACCGCGCCGGCCTTGAGCCGCATGTTGACCCCGGCCATGGCGGTGGAGACCGGCAGCTCGCGGGTCGTGGTCTGGCGCGCCCAGCCGCCTTCCTCGAGCCGCATGTGGCTGTCGGAGAAGGACCATTTCAGGTTCGGCATCGTGCCGTGGTCGGTGGCGGGCGGAGCCAGGGTGAACGGCTCCTCGGCGGCCCGGGGCTGGTTCCGGGGACCGAGGATGTCGGCGCCCTTGCCGCCGCGCTCCGGGAGAGGCGCGGCCGGTCCGGAGGATTGCGCAGCAGCGGGAGCCGCCATCATCGCACCGCCGGCGGCGATGATGGCGCGCCTGGAAATCTCGGTCATCGCATCTCGGTCCCTGACTTCTGGCAGGGTAACCGGAGGGGAGCCGGGTGGATCCGCGGCCGGTCCCGATCGTGCGGCGCGGCATCTCGCCCGGAGCCCGGCCGCGGTCTATGTAGGGAAGACAGGGCCAGAGGCGTCCCGGCCGGTCGGCGGGCGCCATCTTCGGCGCATGACGTTCGGCGCATGACGCGCGGTGCGACCTAAGGGCGAGAATGTCGGACGGGGACAGTTCAGCCGCGGGCAGGGCCGGCCGTCCGGCGTCTCACGGCCGCCTCTGGCTGGCCCTGCTGGCGCTGGCGGGTACGGGCTTCCTCGGATACCGGTCCTGGCCGGACCAGTCCCGGGCGGCGAGCCCGCCGCGCGCGGCCGAGGCGAGGCCGCCGACCGTGCGGGTTGCCACCGCGGCGCGGGCCGAGGGCGCCCTGAGCCTGACCCAGACGGGCACCACCCAGGCCTTCGACACCGCCAGCCTCTACCCGCGGGCAACCGGCTACATCGTCGAGCGCAAGGTCGATATCGGCTCGCACGTGAAGGCGGGCGACCTGCTGTTCCGGATCAGCGCGCCCGACCTCGACCAGCAGCTGGTCCAGGCGCAGTCGCAGGTGCTGCAGCTCCAGGCGGCCCTGATCCA from Methylobacterium sp. PvR107 encodes:
- a CDS encoding Lrp/AsnC family transcriptional regulator — its product is MSAGLDRIDQKILRLLQADGRMANAEIAERVGTSAATCHRRIQRLFTEGFVRAVRALIDPARVGRGTLVFVGVVLDRSTPESFSEFEAAMRSIPVLLDCHLVAGDFDYMLKIRVSDMADFNRLHSATLIGLPGVRQTRTFFVMKEVIDNAPLDL
- a CDS encoding 1-aminocyclopropane-1-carboxylate deaminase translates to MLDKFERYPLTFGPTPIEPLKRLTAHLGGEVELYAKREDCNSGLAYGGNKLRKLEYIVPDAIASGADTLVSIGGVQSNHTRMVAAVAAKIGMKCRLIQEAWVPHEDAVYDRVGNILLSRIMGAQTQLVDDGFDIGIRDSWKRALAEVEAEGGKPYAIPAGASVHKYGGLGYVGFAEEVRRQEAEMGLRFDYVVVCTVTGSTHAGMLVGFSADGRARNVIGIDASCTPAQTKAQVLDIAQNTAALVGAGDIVADDVVLNEDYAYPVYGVPSQETVEAIRLSARLEGMITDPVYEGKSMQGMIDLVKKGFFPKGSKVLYAHLGGAPALNGYSYTFRNG
- the ggt gene encoding gamma-glutamyltransferase, encoding MIAPARALLLTALLALGGPPAWAASGPAVEAENGMVVSSQRLASQVGADILKAGGNAVDAAVAVAYAEAVVNPCCGNLGGGGFLVLHSADGRSRFVNFRETAPAAATRDMYLDAAGNVVKGASLRGWKAAGVPGTVLGLNTALAAYGTLSLARVMAPAIALARDGFVLTRGDTDILESGTTLFAGQANVARIFLRPDGSPWRPGDRLVQTDLARTLQAIADRGADAFYKGAIPEAVEAASRAGGGLLTAADFAAYTVTQSEPLTCRYRGATILSAPPPSSGGATLCEILNILDGYDLRAAGFNAARTVHLMVEAMRRAYADRNLLLGDPAFVENPVDRLLSPAYAETLRASISPDRATPSAEIRPDPGPEARERPETTHISVMDKAGNAVALTYTINGYFGAGVIAGDTGFFLNDEMDDFTVKTGVPNLFGLVQGSKNAIQPGKRPLSSMAPTIVLRDGKVALVAGSPGGSRIITINAQTLINMLDFGMEPQEAVDAPRIHHQWLPDTLYAEPFALSADTQGLLRRMGHTIVEQKPWGAQELIAVRAAAPALPEAASSGNDASRTERMRPGLLYGANDNRRPAGAAIGE
- the purD gene encoding phosphoribosylamine--glycine ligase gives rise to the protein MNILLIGSGGREHALAWRLAQSPLCTRLFTAPGNPGTARHGTNRPELKVTDHAAVAAFCTAESIGLVVVGPEAPLVAGLVDDLKAAGIRAFGPTRDAARLEGSKGFTKDLCAACGIPTAAFARFTALEPALAYVRQQGAPIVVKADGLAAGKGVTVAETVDQAEDALTALFEEPGAEVVVEECLFGEEASFFALCDGTRAIPLGTAQDHKRVFDGDRGPNTGGMGAYSPARVVTPEIEARVMAEIIAPTLAGMRARGCPFTGILYAGLMLTADGPKLIEYNTRFGDPEAQVLMPRLASDLVPALLSACEGDLSGVGLEFDPHRAALTVVMAAAGYPGAVVRGSVIRGVDEAEGDGVHVFQAGTRAEGGQLLAEGGRVLAVTALGDSVTDAKARAYAAVARIDWPEGFCRRDIGYRAVAREAGER
- a CDS encoding oxalate decarboxylase family bicupin; amino-acid sequence: MTEISRRAIIAAGGAMMAAPAAAQSSGPAAPLPERGGKGADILGPRNQPRAAEEPFTLAPPATDHGTMPNLKWSFSDSHMRLEEGGWARQTTTRELPVSTAMAGVNMRLKAGAVREMHWHKESEWAYMIKGKARITAVDQDGRTFADDVGEGDLWYFPGGIPHAIQGLASDGVDGCEFLLVFDDGGFSEDSTFLLTDWLAHTPKDVLAKNFGLPESAFAKIPEKELYIFPGPKPGPLAADRMGGSGPVPKTFSHRMLAQEPVRTRGGSVRITDSTVFPASVTIAAALVEVEPGGLRELHWHPNGDEWQYYLSGQGRMTVFGSESKARTFDYQAGDVGYVPFAMGHYIENTGDTTLTFLEMFKSPRYADISLAQWLALTPHPLVQAHTGLDPRLVDALPQTKSPVVPG